Sequence from the Sciurus carolinensis chromosome 1, mSciCar1.2, whole genome shotgun sequence genome:
CCTCGCTTTTTCCCTGAAGGGACCGGAAGAGCACAGGACTGAAACTCTCCAAGAAGAAAGCAAGGCGGAGACACACAGATGTAAGGAGCCCCCAGGGCTGGCAGATGAGGGTCCCCAGACAGCCTTGTCCGCTCCCAGGCCCTGTCCTTTCCCCTAGGCTGGGCCTCCCCGCTGTGAACCCAGGATCAGGGATGGGGTCTGGAGTTAGCGAGTCCCTCCCTTGCCACTGTAGCCTAGCTCTGGCTGGGGTTTCCAGGAGCTCCTGGGGCGGGAGGGCACTTGTGGCCTCCCAGGGACAGAGGAGGGCCAGGAGACCCCTGCTCTTCACTTGCCTGCTGGGGTTTCCATCTTGGACCATGGGATGGGACTGGTAGGAGATGAAGGCTGACTGTGGAGACGCTGACAGACCCCTGTCATCTCAGGACCCGAGCAAGGAGTGCTTCACCTTGAAATTTGACCTGAACGTGGACATTGAGACAGAGATCGTACCTGCTCTGAAGAAGAAGTCGCTGGGGTAGGCTCAGTGGGGCTGGGGGCAGTGAGGCCTCCCTGGCTGGAGGCTccaggcctgtgtgtgtgtgtgtgtgtgtgtgtgtgtgtgtgtgagatggcCTGTGAGTCTCCACCTCTGGGCAGTCCTGTGTGGATGTGCACACCTGTGCAAGAGACCAGGACAGGGCTGTGCCTCTGTGCCTTCCAGTCCTGGTGCAGGGCCTGGGCGGAGCGCAGCGTGCCTGTGAAGGCGCGGGTGAGCTGGCCTGCGGGCCAACTGGGCCAGGAGTCTGCACGGGCACCGCTTTTCCACCAGGGAGATGGGTGGACTGGGGCTTTCGCGATTGTCCCGACACACACCTCCTTTCTGGGGACAGGGAGGTGCTGCTGCCCGTGTTTGAAAGAAAGGGCATTGCGCTGGGCAGAGTGGATATCTACCTCGACCAGTCCAACACCGCCCTGTCCCTCACCTTCGAGGCCTACAGGTTCGGTGGACACTACCTGCGGGTCAAAGGTGAGCAGCGGGCTTCACAGGCAGCAGGGTTGCTAGGGACCCGCGGTGCCTCCTCCCGGAAATGGGAGCCCTTCCCAGGCTCAGGTTCCCATTGGCCATGGCCCTGAGTGGCTCATTACCATACAGGTGTCTCTGCAGCCTGGTGGCGGGTGCTGTGGGGGGagggcagccaggcctgggctcaGAGCCTGTGGGCATAGAGGACCGGGGCTCCCACCTCCCCCAGACCCAGGTCCTGCAGACCTCTTTTTGCCCCCACACAGCCAAGCCGGGGGATGAGGGCAAGGTGGAACAGGGCGTGAAGGACTCCAAGTCCCTGAGCCTGCCGATCCTGCGGCCAGCTGGGGCTGGGTCCCCTGCACTGGAGCGTGTGGACCCCCAGAGTCGCCGGGAGAGCCTTGACATTTTGGTGAGGAGGGGCTGTCAGCGCTGGGAGCAGGGCAGGCTGGCCGTGGGGGCTCCTGCTTAGGGGGAAGTCACCTGCATCCCTCACTGTCCACTCTTGGGGTTTAACTTCCCCTTCTGGAAAATGGAGCTGGTTGTGAGCATGGGGCACCCTCTCTAAATCTAGCCATATCCCAAGGTTGCTAGGTCTGATCTCTGAGTCTTCTGTTGCCCAGCGTGTCAGGGTGCACGCGCGCGTGTGCGTATATGTGTGTTCACAAACCCACCTGTGCTCAGGAGTGAGACTGTGTTTTGTGGAGCTGTACGTGTTGATGTCTTTGAGTGTGTCTGTTTCTCCCCACCTGCTCTCTTCTTGTGGCTGGGCAATGACAGTTCAGGACAATCCGTCTGGACCTTCCAGCCCTCCGAGCACATCCAGGTCTCAGGAGAGTTGACACCCAGGGCTGGGTGTAGAGACCCTCCCACCTCCCGAGCTGGCTGGAGGTCCTGGCAGTCCTCATGAGATGGGGTCATGGAGGCTGGTTGAGCTGGCTCTGACCTCTGCACTCTCCTCAGGCACCTGGACGCCGACGCAAGAACATGTCAGAGTTCCTGGGGGAGTCCAGCGTCCCGGGGCAGGAGCCCCCCGTGCCCTCCAGCTGCTCTCTACCCAGTAGCCACAGTGGTGGCACGAGCAGTGGGGGCAGTGACAGCTGGAAGAATCGGGCAGCCAGCCGCTTCAGTGGCCTCTTCAGCTCAGGCCCTAGCACCAGTGCCTTCGGCCGGGTACGTGGCCCCGTGGGCTCCAGGGACAGGGCAGCTGCTGGCCCTGACCTGACCCTGGGTCTGGGTCTCCTCCTAGGAGGTGGACAAGATGGAGCAGCTGGAGGGCAAGCTGCACGCCTACGGCCTCTTTGGGCTGCCCCGGCTGCCCCGGAGGCTGCGCTTTGACCACGACtcctgggaggaggaagaggaggacgagGACGAGGACGAGGGCACCGCTTGCCTCAGGCTGGAGGACAGCTGGCGGGAGCTCATCGATGGGCATGAGGTGGGGGCAGCCACAGCCTCCCCGGCCCTCCCAGTGTGTGAAACGGGGATAGCCCTTGTGAGGGCCCAGTGACAGGATCTTCCGTGGGATGGCCCCAAGAGGCTCTCCCCACTTTGGGGGATATAAGCGGTGTGAAAACAGTGTGTTGCGTGGCTGTGTAGTTGCAGAGGAAGACCCAGATCTGGGGTGCCTTTTTTCATAGTTGTAGTTGGATAGATGcctttgtttttgcggtgctagggatcaaacccagggccttgtgctcgcaaggcaagcactctaccgactgagctatctccccagccccattgttttatttttgggtggtgctaaggatggaaacCTGTGCCTCACACGTACCAGGAGAGCACTCTACTGCGGGGCCACAAGTCCCGTCCTCTCGGGTATCTGGATTGTGATAATCCATGGGATGGTGGGGGCGACCTGCCTCCTCCAAGGCCTCTGGGTCCTCATCAGGAAGTTGAGGACATTCCATGCAGGTGGCCCACCCCACCTTCCCGTGCCTGTCCTGGGGCTCCTGGCTGACTTGCCTGCCCTCTCTGCAGAAGCTGACCCGGCGGCAGTGCCACCAGCAGGAGGCGGTGTGGGAGCTGCTGCACACAGAGGCCTCCTACATCAGGAAGCTGCGAGTGATCACCAACGTACGTGCGGGGGCCCCCTCCTATTGTCTACCCTCTCACCTGGCCCCCTCATCTCTTTCTGGGTGGGCTCTCAGCTGAATCTGGGTCTGTGCAGAAAGAGAAGGTACCCAACAACCAGGGGCACGTGAAAATCAGAGAAGGGCTGCGTCCCCCAGGAACAGGTGATTCCACAAGCACCTGGAGGGCGCTTCAGGCAGGTTGGCGGGTTAAGCTACGTGGACACAGGCGAGGCCCCATTCTCTCATTCAACACTGCCTCTAACACTGGTATgtgccaggagccaggagcccaCACCCTACATGAGACGGGTGTGTAGGCGCTGTGGGGATTTCAACTCAGGGAGGGGAGCAGTTGCCCAGTGCCTGGAGGTTCCAGAAGTCTCCCTGGAGGGAGGATTCATATCTGAATACCTGAGGCTGAGccagcacagaggcagaggcagaggagaggattCCAGGAGATGCTGCAGGGCGTCCCCTGGAGCTTTCCTCCAGGTGGGGCCAGGGCAGGTTGACCCCCAGGTGGGCCTTGGGGGCTTGGAGCTCCCAAGTGTGAAGTCCACTGACTGATCTGGCCTCTGTGGAAGGGAAAGAGGTGGAGGGAGCCTGAGTCTGGGTGGGGCTTCACGTCCGCTGCAGTGTCCCCTGTCCCCACAGTTGTTCCTGTGCTGCCTGCTGAACCTGCAAGAGTCGGGGCTGCTGTGCGAGGTATGGCCGGATCTGGGGGTGGCGGGGGAGGTACTAAGAAGGAGGGGGGCGGTCCTGGGGGCGGGGCCCGGGCGAGGGGCGGGGCTTCCGGGAGGAGTGGGCGGGCGGGGCCGACCCACGTCCGCCCCGCGCAGGTGGAGGCCGAGCGTCTGTTCAGCAACATCCCGGAGATCGCGCGGCTGCACCGCGTGCTGTGGGGCAGCGTGATGGCGCCCGTGCTGGAGAAGGCGCGGCGCACGCGGGCCCTGCTGCAGCCCGGGGACTTCCTCAAAGGCTTCAAGATGGTACGCAGGGCCAGACGCAGGCGAGGCCACCAGGGCAGGGTTGGGGCGTTGAAAAGACCCCGTGGCCTAGTCCCGCCTGCTCGTCGCCCTCCACTCCCTAACCACTGACCCCAGCTGACCCCAGCTGACCCCAGCTGACCCCTGGGCCAAAGCCGAGGAAGTACGTGTCGGGCGCCCGGGTTTGAACCCCCCTTGGCCATCCACTCGTGCACCTGGCCGCGGGAGTCACTCAGTAGTCAGTCTCGCCGAGGCTCCGTTTCCTCGGCTGGCATCAGGACTAATACGCTTGTCATCCCCCCGGGTGGTTCCGAAAACCCTGTAAGGAAGCGACGTGAGGCCTGGGGCGACTGGTCTGCGGGGAGCGCGGGGTCACCTGTGCTGTGGTCGTTCTCCCCTGGGCTAGTTCGGCTCGCTCTTCAAGCCATACATCCGATACTGCATGGAGGAGGAGGGCTGCATGGAGTACATGCGCGGTCTGCTCCGTGACAATGACCTGTTTCGTGCCTACATCACGGTGAGGCAGGCGAGGGGCAGGGCCCGGGCCTTGGGCCCCGACTGGCTGGGCGGGGCCTGATTTGAGCCCCTCTGGTCTCCCCCTGCAGTGGGCTGAGAAGCACCAGCAGTGCCAGCGGCTGAAGCTGAGTGACATGCTGGCCAAGCCTCACCAACGGCTCACCAAGTACCCACTGCTGCTCAAGTCGGTGCTGCGCAAAACGGAAGAGCCCCGCGACAGGGAGGCCATCGCCACCATGGTAACCTGGACAGTGGGTGGGGTCTCCTCCAGCTGTCTGTCCCTCCCTGTCTTGGGGCCTGAAGCCCCCCTGCCTGTCCCCAGATCAGCTCGGTGGAGCACTTCATCCACCACGTGAACACATGCATGCGGCAGCGACAGGAGCGGCAGCGGCTGGCGGCAGTGGTGAGCCGCATCGATGCCTATGAGGTGGTGGAGGGCAGTAACGATGAGGTGGACAAGGTGGGCACTTGTGTCTTTGGGGAGGGGCCTCAGCCCtgccaggaaggaggaagggccaAATGGCAGACTGGGGCGAAGTTGGCCTCCTGGACCCTGACCTTCCCTGCACCCATGCCCCCATCGCCAGCTGCTGAAGGAGTTTCTGCATCTGGACCTGACAGCACCCATCCCTGGCGCCTCCCCGGAGGAGACTCGGCAGCTGCTGCTGGAGGGCAGCCTAAAGATGAAGGAGGGGAAGGACAGCAAGGTGACTCGGGGCCACCCAGACCCAGGGCTGTCCCACCCACTCTTGCCCTTTGACTTGGATCACCCTTCTTGGGGACCTCCTAGGTCTCAGCCAGTGGTTTTCAGCTGCATGGTCAGTTCAGTGGTGACTTAAGAACTAGTGACTTATAGTTAACAGTGATGGCTGATTGTCTGCTAGCAGTTTACTCTTCACAAATCCAGCGGCAGGGTCAAGCTGTGGAGGTGGCAGGAGGGGTGTGGTCTGTAAAGGTCAGGAAATGCCCTGGCCTTGACCATCATGCTGCTTAGGCTTCAGGCGCTGGGTAGCTGAGCTGCCattgtgatttaaaaatcaccttcctggctggggaggtagctcagtcggtagagtgcttgccttgcatgcacaaggccttgggttcaatccccagcaccaaaaaaaaaaaaaaaaaaaatcaccttcctTTTCTTCACTTTAGTGAAAACTGGGTTGAAATCATTCACACTGAATCTCAGAGAAAATCGTCTTCCtctgaattttagttttaaagatTCGGGGCTGGGGTGTGCAGAGGTATTTGAGAAAAACCGAGTGCTCCCAGTGCACCACAGTAGCCAGGGACCCTGACCCTCCCCTGTCCCCTACCCCAGATGGACGTGTACTGCTTCCTCTTCACCGATCTGCTCTTAGTGACCAAGGCAGTGAAGAAGGCTGAGAGGACCAAGGTCATCAGGCCACCACTGCTGGTGGACAAGATCGTGTGCCGGGAGCTGCGGGACCCTGGTGAGGAGCGCTGGCCCCtgctcctgggctggggctgcagtgCGCAGGGGCTCTGGCCTTGACCAGCACTGACACGGGCCTCCCCTGACCAGGCTCTTTCCTCCTCATCTACCTGAATGAGTTCCACAGTGCCGTGGGGGCCTACACATTCCAGGCCAGTGGCCAGGCCCTGTGCCGTGGCTGGGTGGATGCCATTTACAATGCTCAGGTGAGGGCATAGTGGTGCTGGGGTGGGCGGGTTAGGCTGGAGCTTGTCGATCACAGTTCTTTCTGCCCCTGGGCCCACCCACTCCCACCTGTAGAACCAGCTGCAGCAGTTGCGTGCGCAGGAGCACCCGGGCAACCAGCAACCCCTGCAAAgactggaagaggaggaggaggaggaggaggaaggagagagcagcACCTCGGCTGCCAGCTCCCCCACCATCCTGCGCAAGAGCAGCAACAGCCTCAACTCCCAGCACTGGTATGTTTGCCCAAGACCACGCAGTAGGTCGTGTGCCCCAGCCGAGGACTCCTGCTCTCAGGCCACTGACACTGAGCAGGGCCCACCATGTCCCATTCTGAAGAGCCTATGTTGTAAacatggtggggggtggggtggaggcagCTTTGTCTCCCACCAGGGTCCAGGCAGAGTGTCAGCTTTGATTTGTTGGTGGCTGCCGGGAGCCCTGTGCTGAAGATTCTTAGACCAGGAAAGAGTGTTAGGATCCATTACTGTCTGTTGTGGGCACAGGAGCTTGAAGATCTCTGAGCCTGGAGATCTGTTCCAGGCCTTCTAGGCTTCCTCTGGTTGGGCTAACACTCCTCCTGACCCTACAGTGCCTCGGATGGCTCCACCGAGACCCTGGCCATGGTTGTGGTGGAACCTGGGGAGACACTCTCCTCTGAGTTTGATGGCGGCCCCTTTAGCTCCCAGTCAGACGAGGCCTCTCTCAGCACCACTGCTTCATCGATCACACCCACCAGCGAACTGCTGCCCCTGGGCCCAGTGGACGGCCGCTCCTGCTCCATGGACTCCGCCTATGGCACCCTGTCACCCACCTCCCTGCAAGACTTTTCAGCTCCAGCCCCTGTGCTCCAGCCAATGTCCCAGCCCCCAGAGTTACCACAAACCCCTTCGCCCCCACCCTCGCCCCGCCTCCGCCGCCGCACCCCTGTCCAGCTGCTGCCCCGCCTGCCTCACCTGCTCAAGTCtaaatctgaggccagcctcctcCAGCTGCTGTCAGGGGCTGCCACCTGTGGAGGACCCCCAGCTCCCAGCCGCAGCCTGTCAGAGCTCTGCCTGGCCACTGTAGCCCCTGGCACTAGGACTCCAGGCTCTGCTCAGAAAGCTGGACCTGGCTGGGATTGCCAGGAGGCATGCATACCTGGCAGCAGCCCTGACCCAgagcctggggacagagccaGTTGTCTGCCTGGGGAGCCTGCAGGCCCTGCCCGCAGGAGGTACAAAGAACTTCCCTCTGGGGCTTCTCCCAGGGTCCAACCTGAGCCCCCCCCAGGGATCTCTGTCCAGCACAGGAAGTTGACTCTGGCCCAGCTCTACCGAATCAGGACCACCCTGCTGCTTAATTCCACGCTCACTGCCTCGTGAGTGGCCTGGCTGGGGTATGGGACAGGTGGCTTAGTGTGCTGATGTTGGTGGTACTGAGTTCTGGTAGTGGGTAGGGGCATGGTGATGATTGGGAGCATCAGCATTTGGGGATGGAATGGAGGGAAGCCTTAGACTTAACCCTATTGCCTGGGCGTAGGTGCCTATGGCAGGCAGCAGTGAAGGAATGGAAGGATCATGCTGGGAGGAGAGGGTGGCCAGAGCCACTCCAAATGGCAGCAGCCAAGCAAATTGTCTCCCCACCCTTGCAGGGAGGTCTGAGCAGAGGGAGGCTCCCAAGGGTGCCACTGACCAAGGGACAGCAGACGGCATGCTTCTGGGGTTGCGGCACCTGCTTCAGCTGCTGCCTCGTGTGTGCATGAGCCAGAGTGCTGGATAGGAccccagccacaaccccagggCCAATTTGCACTTTGCCAGACCGGATGAAGTAGAGGAGGGCTCAGCAGAGCCTCAGGCCTGGGCTCCAGTACCCTCTCCACACACCTGCCCAGGAAATCCCTTGTCCCTTACTCCCAAAGTTACCAACTCTGGGCTCCTAGGCTGCCCTTCCCATGGCCACCCTCATCTGGCCTCAAATGGGAtgcaccccagcccccaccccctctctgcctccttcccagtCCTGCTGGCCACTGCAGGCTTGGGCTGACTCTGTAAAGCTGCGTATTTATTGAGCTTTGTTCTTTTATAAAGACTTGTATATACTCCCTGGGAAGAGTCCTGTGCTTCTGGAGCCCACTTCCTCCTGCCGTGAGCTCTGGGGTGGGTCCTCTGTGTTCTGGGCCAGTGGGGACCCTGTGGAAGTCACTGTGGGAAGCAGCCTTGCAGtaatggggtgggggtgtcaTGAGGCAACCCTGGAGACAAGGCCTGTTCCCTGCCACAGCCAGGAAGCCTACCATTAAAGTCCTCCTGAGATGTTTCAGGGCCTTGCCCTTGGCCCTGCCTGTGAGCTTACGTCAGGGCAGGTGGCCCACCTCAGGCTCAGTTCCCTGGGACTCAGGACTGAGTCATCACCTAGACCCACACCCAGGTGCTCTGGGAAAGGTGGGTCTCCCGTCTGTGTCCCTTCAGGTGCTTTTGGCCCAACCCCTGCCATggcccagaggcccagagaagggaagTCGGTTCTGGGGGCGGGTGGGGTGCGGCCTGTCGAGGCGCGCAGCTCAGGTGAGCGCAGGTGCGCCGGCCCTCGGGCGCCCAGCCCGCTGCGCTTCCCGGGAACCGCGGCCCCGCCCCAGGCGGGCTCCTCGCAGGGCGCGGGGCGGGCTCTGCCGGCTGCGCTGAGCGCCCCACGCCGGCGCGGGCGGAGCGGGGAAGCCCCGGGCCGCGTACGCCCGTCGGAGGGCCCAGCGCGGCGCGACCGCCATGGAGCCGCGGCCCGGGGGCTGCGTGGCAGCGGTGGCTGCGGTGAGTGGGGACGCCGGAGGCCGGGGACAGCCCGAGACTCCGGCGGGCGCCGAGTGCCTCGAGCGAGGGGCCGCAGGGCGTCTCCTCCCGCCTCGCCGCGCGGTCCCTCTGACCTAGTTAGCGCTCGGGCGGGGCCGGGCCCTTCCGCCGAGAGGAAGCACCCCGCCCCGGGCCGCAGGGGTCTGGGGGCCCGCAGGCGACGATCGGCGACCCACCGCACAGAAAGCACCGGTGGGGCGGCCGATTCCCGCCCTGGTGGAGGGAAGTGTGTAAGGCAGGGCCCCGTCTCGCCCCCCCCAAGCTTGGCCCTGCACAGGGGGAAGGAAGATAGTCCCACCGCCACCCATGGGCACCCCTTCTGCCCAGGAGCCTGAGAAGCGGGCCGCTCCCAGGGCAAATGCTGGGGCCTCTGAAATGGAGGAGCCTGGGCAAAGAGGGGTCCCCTCATGGGACAACCACAATCCTCCAGGCTGTCCTGCTGCTGCTGGGTATCCCGGGCCAGGGCAGCATTCCTGGCCCCAGGTGTGACTGCACTAGTGACTTCCAGAGGAGGAATGGTCCCTCTTGTTGCAGGGGCTGTCCTGTGGGTAAGtggtggcaggaggaggggaatgaggggaggaggggggaatgaggggaggagagggtcaggcaggctggggatgtggtgggGGACTGGGGTGGCAGCTAAGGGTGGGCCAGGAGGGAAGTAGGGAGCCGGGAAGGGAGGGTGGAAATGGCGGGAGCAAGTTGTGAGGTGCCAGGCTGTGCCTTGACGGAACCCTCTGGGTTCCACAGGGCACTACATGAAGACCAGATGCACAGAGCCCTGCGGGAACTCCACCTGccttccctgtccccagggcACCTTCTTGGCCAGGGATAACCACTTTAAGGATCAGTGCACCCGTTGCCAGGCCTGTGatgaggagggtgagggctgCCAGGTGCTCAGTGGGCGGGGTGGCAAGCCACGGCCAGGGTCTTTCTGAAGGAAAGTGGCTGGCTTGGGCCCAACCTTTGGGTGTGAGGATCCTGtgcccaccctccccacccccccaccaacCTGATCCTGCCTCAGGAtgcctctgcttctctctcttcctggtgACCTTGTTTCCATGTCCATTGGCCTCCAGTCTGCTGTGATGGGCCAACTTCTCTCCCTTTGGGGACAGCCCCTTCTCTCTGGCCTATCCCTGTCTCTATTCTGGGGGTCTCTGACTTCTCTCTGGGGGTCCCTAACCATCTCTGTCCTATCTCCCTGCACCCTGCCAGCCTTCCAAGTGGCCTTGGAGAACTGCTCGGCAGTGGCAGACACCCGCTGTGGCTGCAAGCCCGGCTGGCTGATTGACTGCTCCGTCAAGCCTTGTAGGGAAAGTTCACCCTTCCGCTGCCGCCCCTGCTCGGGCTGCGAGGCCATGTACACAGAGCTGCCCTGTGAGTATCCCCCTCCTGGGCTCTCTTCCCCAAGTCCCCTTTGtccagccccctcctctcccaTACTGACCCGTGCCATCTCTTGGACTGCAGGTTCCAGCAGAGACACTGATTGTGGGCCCTGCCTGCCTGGCTTCTATGAATATGGCAATGGCTGCATATCCTGCCCCACGTAACTTCCTACCTGTCCTGGGCCCGAGGAGTAGACTGGGAGCAGGGTGGAGGCTTTGGGGACAGGTGCTGCTGGTTTAGAGATAGGAAGGGACAGGGAGGGGGGAGCGTGGCCCCCGCTTTAGGCAAACAGGACAGTAAAGGAGTCTAGATTCACCTTATGCCAGATAAATAAGGGAATATGTCTTCACTTTCTGCCCGAATTTTTCTTAGTAATTCCTCCATTTGAGTATGAAGTGTGAATCTGttatggggctggagttgtggctcagcagtagagcacttgcctggcatgtgtgaggccctgggttcgattctcagcaccacatataaagaaataaaagatccactgacaactaaaaaaaaatatttaaaaatatgaatctgTTACAAgttcaggtgcagtggcacaggcctgtaatcccagcagcttgggaggcttaggcaggaagatcatgagttcaaagccagcctctgcaacagtgaggtgctaagcaactcaatgagatcctgtctctaagtaaaatacaaaaaaggggttggggatgtggctcagtggttaagtaccctgagttcaatccctggtacaaaaaaacagaaaagatcttTTACTTTGAGAGAGCCCCATGAGCCCCATGGCTAGAGCTTAAGAACTTGGTCTTCAATTCAATTCAGGATTTGCTGCTAGTTCTTGGGCAAGTCAGAAAAACAGCCTCTCTGATCTGGGGTTTTCCATCTGATCTGGGGGGTGCAGAAGATTCTTTTCAGGGCTGGGATCAGGGGAAAGGCACCTTCATTTATCCACCAAGTCTTTCCATTGAGCATCTACCAGTTCC
This genomic interval carries:
- the Plekhg5 gene encoding pleckstrin homology domain-containing family G member 5 isoform X5; the encoded protein is MGTGPGVSGRRAASGPGPALPSRDPEPPCAGGRARAGAGQVCHHADCQQLHRRGPLRLCEACDSEFHSALRYDGHVRFDLPPQGSVLARNVSTRSCPPRTSPAVDLDEEEESSVDGRGDRKSTGLKLSKKKARRRHTDDPSKECFTLKFDLNVDIETEIVPALKKKSLGEVLLPVFERKGIALGRVDIYLDQSNTALSLTFEAYRFGGHYLRVKAKPGDEGKVEQGVKDSKSLSLPILRPAGAGSPALERVDPQSRRESLDILAPGRRRKNMSEFLGESSVPGQEPPVPSSCSLPSSHSGGTSSGGSDSWKNRAASRFSGLFSSGPSTSAFGREVDKMEQLEGKLHAYGLFGLPRLPRRLRFDHDSWEEEEEDEDEDEGTACLRLEDSWRELIDGHEKLTRRQCHQQEAVWELLHTEASYIRKLRVITNLFLCCLLNLQESGLLCEVEAERLFSNIPEIARLHRVLWGSVMAPVLEKARRTRALLQPGDFLKGFKMFGSLFKPYIRYCMEEEGCMEYMRGLLRDNDLFRAYITWAEKHQQCQRLKLSDMLAKPHQRLTKYPLLLKSVLRKTEEPRDREAIATMISSVEHFIHHVNTCMRQRQERQRLAAVVSRIDAYEVVEGSNDEVDKLLKEFLHLDLTAPIPGASPEETRQLLLEGSLKMKEGKDSKMDVYCFLFTDLLLVTKAVKKAERTKVIRPPLLVDKIVCRELRDPGSFLLIYLNEFHSAVGAYTFQASGQALCRGWVDAIYNAQNQLQQLRAQEHPGNQQPLQRLEEEEEEEEEGESSTSAASSPTILRKSSNSLNSQHCASDGSTETLAMVVVEPGETLSSEFDGGPFSSQSDEASLSTTASSITPTSELLPLGPVDGRSCSMDSAYGTLSPTSLQDFSAPAPVLQPMSQPPELPQTPSPPPSPRLRRRTPVQLLPRLPHLLKSKSEASLLQLLSGAATCGGPPAPSRSLSELCLATVAPGTRTPGSAQKAGPGWDCQEACIPGSSPDPEPGDRASCLPGEPAGPARRRYKELPSGASPRVQPEPPPGISVQHRKLTLAQLYRIRTTLLLNSTLTAS
- the Plekhg5 gene encoding pleckstrin homology domain-containing family G member 5 isoform X2, translated to MFLYWRKRGAYELEALPGDLAQLELGTVERFSWSSSLDIIEDLGDDQSPSEKGLRCQNPACMDKGRAAKVCHHADCQQLHRRGPLRLCEACDSEFHSALRYDGHVRFDLPPQGSVLARNVSTRSCPPRTSPAVDLDEEEESSVDGRGDRKSTGLKLSKKKARRRHTDDPSKECFTLKFDLNVDIETEIVPALKKKSLGEVLLPVFERKGIALGRVDIYLDQSNTALSLTFEAYRFGGHYLRVKAKPGDEGKVEQGVKDSKSLSLPILRPAGAGSPALERVDPQSRRESLDILAPGRRRKNMSEFLGESSVPGQEPPVPSSCSLPSSHSGGTSSGGSDSWKNRAASRFSGLFSSGPSTSAFGREVDKMEQLEGKLHAYGLFGLPRLPRRLRFDHDSWEEEEEDEDEDEGTACLRLEDSWRELIDGHEKLTRRQCHQQEAVWELLHTEASYIRKLRVITNLFLCCLLNLQESGLLCEVEAERLFSNIPEIARLHRVLWGSVMAPVLEKARRTRALLQPGDFLKGFKMFGSLFKPYIRYCMEEEGCMEYMRGLLRDNDLFRAYITWAEKHQQCQRLKLSDMLAKPHQRLTKYPLLLKSVLRKTEEPRDREAIATMISSVEHFIHHVNTCMRQRQERQRLAAVVSRIDAYEVVEGSNDEVDKLLKEFLHLDLTAPIPGASPEETRQLLLEGSLKMKEGKDSKMDVYCFLFTDLLLVTKAVKKAERTKVIRPPLLVDKIVCRELRDPGSFLLIYLNEFHSAVGAYTFQASGQALCRGWVDAIYNAQNQLQQLRAQEHPGNQQPLQRLEEEEEEEEEGESSTSAASSPTILRKSSNSLNSQHCASDGSTETLAMVVVEPGETLSSEFDGGPFSSQSDEASLSTTASSITPTSELLPLGPVDGRSCSMDSAYGTLSPTSLQDFSAPAPVLQPMSQPPELPQTPSPPPSPRLRRRTPVQLLPRLPHLLKSKSEASLLQLLSGAATCGGPPAPSRSLSELCLATVAPGTRTPGSAQKAGPGWDCQEACIPGSSPDPEPGDRASCLPGEPAGPARRRYKELPSGASPRVQPEPPPGISVQHRKLTLAQLYRIRTTLLLNSTLTAS
- the Plekhg5 gene encoding pleckstrin homology domain-containing family G member 5 isoform X1; the protein is MFLYWRKRGAYELEALPGDLAQLELGTVERFSWSSSLDIIEDLGDDQSPSEKGLRCQNPACMDKGRAAKVCHHADCQQLHRRGPLRLCEACDSEFHSALRYDGHVRFDLPPQGSVLARNVSTRSCPPRTSPAVDLDEEEESSVDGRGDRKSTGLKLSKKKARRRHTDDPSKECFTLKFDLNVDIETEIVPALKKKSLGEVLLPVFERKGIALGRVDIYLDQSNTALSLTFEAYRFGGHYLRVKAKPGDEGKVEQGVKDSKSLSLPILRPAGAGSPALERVDPQSRRESLDILAPGRRRKNMSEFLGESSVPGQEPPVPSSCSLPSSHSGGTSSGGSDSWKNRAASRFSGLFSSGPSTSAFGREVDKMEQLEGKLHAYGLFGLPRLPRRLRFDHDSWEEEEEDEDEDEGTACLRLEDSWRELIDGHEKLTRRQCHQQEAVWELLHTEASYIRKLRVITNLFLCCLLNLQESGLLCEVEAERLFSNIPEIARLHRVLWGSVMAPVLEKARRTRALLQPGDFLKGFKMFGSLFKPYIRYCMEEEGCMEYMRGLLRDNDLFRAYITWAEKHQQCQRLKLSDMLAKPHQRLTKYPLLLKSVLRKTEEPRDREAIATMISSVEHFIHHVNTCMRQRQERQRLAAVVSRIDAYEVVEGSNDEVDKLLKEFLHLDLTAPIPGASPEETRQLLLEGSLKMKEGKDSKMDVYCFLFTDLLLVTKAVKKAERTKVIRPPLLVDKIVCRELRDPGSFLLIYLNEFHSAVGAYTFQASGQALCRGWVDAIYNAQNQLQQLRAQEHPGNQQPLQRLEEEEEEEEEGESSTSAASSPTILRKSSNSLNSQHCASDGSTETLAMVVVEPGETLSSEFDGGPFSSQSDEASLSTTASSITPTSELLPLGPVDGRSCSMDSAYGTLSPTSLQDFSAPAPVLQPMSQPPELPQTPSPPPSPRLRRRTPVQLLPRLPHLLKSKSEASLLQLLSGAATCGGPPAPSRSLSELCLATVAPGTRTPGSAQKAGPGWDCQEACIPGSSPDPEPGDRASCLPGEPAGPARRRYKELPSGASPRVQPEPPPGISVQHRKLTLAQLYRIRTTLLLNSTLTASEV